The Cellulophaga lytica DSM 7489 nucleotide sequence TCTGCGCTTTGTGGTGTTTTTAGTTTATGGTAGTATAGTTTGTGCTGATCTGTTTTTGCAGACAACTCGCTCCCTTTTGGCTTGTCATAACTAGAGTAAAAGAAGCCCTCGTTACCTTTCCAAGATAAGCCACTAAATTTTACATCTACTAAGGTATCTTCTACTATATTTTTTGTTTTTGCGTCTAAAACAATTATTTTTCTCCAGTCGCTACCACCTTCAGATATTAAGTACGCTGCCAAAGAACCATCTTTAGAAAAACTTAAACCTGCTAATGATGTTGTACCATCTTCTGAAAACTTGTTAGGATCTAGAAAAACCTCTTCTTCGCCATCTTTTTTTCTATAGATTACGGATTGATTTTGTAATCCATTATTTTTTGAAAAATAGGTGTAATCTCCTTCCTTATAAGGAGCTCCTAGTTTCTCATAATTCCAAAGTTTTTCTAATCTTTGTTTTAGGCTTTCTCTAAACGGAATTTGATCTAAATACCCAAAGGTTGTATTATTTTGCTCTTTAACCCAAGACTCTGTTTCTGTACTGCGGTCATCTTCTAACCAGCGGTAAGGATCTGCTACAGTTGTGCCAAAATAATTTGTAACTGTATCTACCTTTTTGGTTGATGGATATGAGATCATAATTGCTTCTTTTTTTGAGGGTGATTTACAAGCTACAAAAGTAATAGCCGTAAAAATAAATATGCTTAAATGTTTCATAAGAATTTGTTTATTTTAGGTTGATAAAACTTAACTGTTTTGTGTAACAGTTTTTATTTTGCTTTTGCCAATGCCATTTTTATGGCAAGTCCGGTTAATACAGAAGCCATAAACCACTTCTGTATTCTTAACCATATTGGCTTTTTGGAGAACCAACTTGCCATTTTAGCAGCTGATATGACAATCAAAAAATTAACTGAAAAACTTATTATTATTTGTATAATTCCAAGTTGAAAACTTTGACCTAATATAGAGCCATATTTAGGTTTTATAAATTGAGGAAAAAATGAAAGATAAAATACTGCCATTTTAGGGTTCAATATATTTGTTAAAAAACCAATATTAAAGAGTTTAAGAGGTTTGTCTGATTTAAGACCTTGGTCAGCGTCAAATATTTTGTTTTTGGATTTAACAGTTTTATAAGCTAAATATAATAAATAAGCTACTCCAAGAAATTTAACCACTATAAATGCATATGGAACCGCAAAAAATATTGCCGTAAGTCCAAAAGACACCATAAGTATATGAAATAAAAATCCGCACATTACTCCTAAAAGAGAAATGACTCCAGCTTTTTTTCCTTGCGATAAAGACCTTGAGATTAAATAAATCATATTTGGACCAGGCGAAAGCACCATTATCAATGCCGCTAATCCAAATATTAGTAAATCATTAATTGGTATCATATTTTTTGGCTTTAAGCTGTTGCAAACTATATCACATTTAGCGCTTTATGTTTTTAAAAATAATACAAAAAAACCTTTAAGAAGAATTCTTCTTAAAGGTTTTTATTTTTGTGTTAGGGATTGTAATGAAAATCCTTTTTTATTTTTCTTAAAAAAGATTGCAATGTAAAGCCCGCCCGTTAGGAACACCCAAAACTAAAACTGCGTATTACAGTAACTTATTATTGTTAAGGTATTCTGCAATTTGCACTGCATTTGTTGCTGCTCCTTTACGTAGGTTATCTGCAACTATCCACATATTTAATGTGTTTGCTTGCGACTCATCTCTACGTATACGCCCTACAAAAACATCGTCTTTATTATGTGCGTAAACTGGCATTGGGTAGGTGTTTGTATCTGGATTATCTTGTACAACTACGCCTGCTGCTTTGCTTAATACTTGCCTTACCTCGCTAACGTCTGCATCATTATAAAACTCTACGTTTACAGACTCTGAGTGGCCACCTGCTGTTGGTATACGCACTGCTGTTGCTGTTAATGAGAAGGTACGGTCGTTAAATATTTTTTGTGGTTCACGAGATAGTTTCATCTCTTCTTTTGTGTAGCCGTTATCCATAAAAACGTCACAATGTGGTAACGCATTTCTGCTAATTGGATAAGGATAAGCCATTTCTCCTTTTATGCCAGCCGTTTCATTTTCTAGTTGCTTTACAGCTTTTACGCCTGTACCTGAAACAGATTGGTAGGTAGAAACTACTACACGTTTCATTTTATATTTTTTATGCAAAGGTGCCAAAACCATTACCAACTGTATGGTAGAGCAGTTTGGATTTGCAATAATTTTATCTTCTTTGGTTAGTTCACTTGCATTAATTTCTGGAACTATTAATTTTTTTGTAGGATCCATACGCCACGCAGAAGAATTGTCTACTACGGTTGTGCCTACTTCTGCAAATTTTGGAGCCCATTCTAAAGAGGTGTCTCCGCCTGCAGAAAAAATTGCTAAATCTGGTTTTGCTGCAACAGCATCTGCCAAGCCAATAACGGTATGTTCTTTGCCGTTATAGGTCATTTTTTTACCTACAGAACGTTCTGAGGCTACTAATAATAACTCTGTTAATGGAAAATTACGTTCTTGTAATACGTTAAGCATTACTTCTCCTACCATTCCTGTGGCACCAACTACGGCTACTTTCATTTTTATAATATTTAGAATAACAAATGTAGTTTAATGTAGTTTAACCGCCAAGCAAGTTTTAATAGAATAAAATAAATATAACAAATTGTTTTATTTATAACATTTTAAAAAAGAAATAAAAAAACCGCCAAGCTTACTGGTAAGCTTAGCGGCTTTATATAATTATTAGGGAATTACTTTTTTAGTAAGTCTCTAATTTGTGCTAATAACTCTTCTTGTGTTGGTCCTGCTGGTGCAGCTGGAGCCGGAGGAGTTTTTGTTTTGTTGTAAGCTTTTACGATTAAGAACAACACAAAACCAACAATAATAAGGTTAATTATAGCATTAATCCATTTACCATATAATATTGCGTTTTCTGGCTTAGTAACAGTACCATCTGTAGCAACTACTGCTTCATCTAGAACAACTTTCATATCTGCAAAATCAATTCCTCCAGAGAAGTGACCTACAAGAGGCATCATAATATCGCTAACGAAACCGCTAACTACAAGCCCCATTGCGCCTGCCAATAATACTGCAACCGCTAAGTCTATAACGTTGCCAGTCATAATAAAATTCTTAAATTCTTTAAACATGTTTAGTGTATTTATTTAGTTAATACCTGCAATATACTAAAAATTACAGTTTCTTAAAATTATCTTAAAAAATAAAAACTCGGTTAACACGCTGTGATATTCCCGTTACCAATTCATAAGAGATTGTACCTGCTGCTGTAGCTAATGCATCTGCAGTATGCACTTCATTAAAAACAATAACCTCATCGCCTTCTTTACAGTTTATATTGGTTACGTCTACCATAATCATATCCATACAGGTATTGCCAACTATTGGTGCTTTTTTGCCGTTAATAAATACAAATCCTTTTTGGTTGCCATAAATTCTATAAATACCATCTGCGTGACCTAAAGGTAGTGTTGCTGTTACCATTTTATGGGTGGCTTTGTATGCCATATTATACCCTACACTTTGGTTTGGGTCTAGGTTATGCAACTGAGAAATTACTGTTTTTAAACTAGCTATTGGTTTTAAATACACATCATACTTTGCATCGTTACCAAAACCATACAACCCTATACCACTACGTACCATATTAAAGTGAGCGTCTGGATAATTTAAAATACCAGATGTATTACACATGTGTTTTATAGGTGAATAGCAAAGTAAACCATCTAGTGTGTTACTTATACTTTTAAACTTTTGTATTTGCTGCTCTGTAAACTCTTTTTCTGTTAAATCTTCTGACGCTGCCATATGAGAAAAAGCAGAAGCAACTTTAATTGTTGTTGTTTCTTGTATTTTTTGAACAATTTGTGGCACATCAGCCTTTAAAAAACCCAACCTATTTAATCCTGTATTAAATTTTAAATGTACAGGATAATCTTCTTTATTTATTGATGAAGTATATTTTATAAACTGATCTAAAATTCTGGCAGAATAAATACTTGGCTCTAAATTATAAGCCACAATTTCTTCAAAATTTACTTCTTGCGGATGCAGTACTAATATAGGTGTTTGTATGCCTGCTTTGCGTATTGCAACACCTTCACTAGTATATGCAACAGCTAAATAATCTGCACCTAGTTCTGTAATTTTTTTGGCAATTTGCACTTGATCACTACCATATGCAAATGCTTTAACCACAGCCAAAAACATTGTGTTTGGTGCTAGTTTAGATTTTAGGTATTTGTAGTTTTGCTCTAAATAATTTAAGTTAATTTCTAGAACAGTTTCTGTTGCCTTAGGCATTACTATCTTTTTTTGGGTCTTTTATTTGCTCTGCGTCTACGTCTATAGTTTTTACCTTTTCTTTAAGCATTGCTTTGTAATATGCTGCTCTACTTAGTGGCTCATACTCTTCGGTTTCACCTAGCATTACTAAATTATCATTATTAGATTTTCTAAAACTATAATTGGCTAAGTTACCCGTACGTGTACAAATTGCATGCACTTTAGTTACATACTCGGCTGTAGCCATTAAGGCTGGCATTGGCCCAAATGGATTTCCTTTAAAGTCCATATCTAGACCTGCTACCAATACACGTATGCCTTTGTTAGCTAAATCATTACAAACTGTAACAATTTCGTCATCAAAAAACTGAGCTTCATCTATACCTACAACATCACAACCATCTGCCAACAACCGTATATTTGCAGCAGCAGGCACAGGCGTAGACCTTATTTCATTAGCATCATGAGACACTACCATTTCTTCATGGTAGCGCGTATCTACAATAGGCTTAAAAATTTCAACTTTTTGCTTTGCAAACTGCGCACGTTTAAGTCTTCTAATTAATTCTTCTGTCTTACCAGAGAACATAGATCCGCAAATAACCTCTATCCAGCCAAATTGTTCTTTGGGGTTAACCGTATTTTCAAGAAACATTTTGTATTTTTAGACGAAAATAAAGCGTTTTTCGTTCTTATTTAGTAGATCGATTAAAATTATTGAAAATTTTAACCAGATAAGGTTTTAAAATATTAGGGAGATGAAGGAAAAATTAAAACAAGAATTAATGAAAATGTCTACGGACATACTAACTTCCAATGAATTAGATAATATTTCTGATTTATATGAAACTGCTAAAGAGTTATATGAGAAATTAGCAGTACTAAAATTTATTGAAGAAAAATTACACGACGTAGAAGTAGATGTTACAAAAAATATTATTGCAGAAAAATTTGAAAAATTAGCAAACGCTGTAATTTATGAGAATACATCTGTACCAGAAAGTAATCCTCACCAAGAAGATATTATTACTCCTGGGATTAATACCATTATGGATATGATGCCAGAAATGGGTGAGCCAATACCTACAGATGATATGCTTAATGAGTTTGCACAAAAACCTGAGTACGCTAAAAACGACCAAGAACTTTTTGTGCCAGATACTAAAACTGCTGCTACACAAGAAAAAACAGCAAGTAAAATTGTAAATGGAGAAATAAAAATTGGTTTAAATGACAGACTTGCTTTTGTAAAACACCTATTTAATAATAGTAATGAAGATTACCAAAGAGTATTGTCTCAGCTTAGTACTATAGATACCGAGGAGCGTTCTGTTTCATTTATAAATAATATGGTAAAACCAGATTATAACAATTGGATAGGAAAAGAAGAGTATGAAGAACGTTTTATGGCAATTATTGAACGTAAATTTGCATAAAACTTTTTTATGAATAGTACTAAAATACTTTATTGGATTGGCACATTATTGCTTACTGCAATTATGTGCTTTTCTGTTTACAACTATTTTTTTAACCACAATGCCATATCTGGGTATTTTACACACTTAGGCTACCCTACATATTTGATATACCCACTAGCAATTGCTAAAATTTTGGGCTTAGTAGCTATTTGGGGTAATTTTTCTAAAACACTTAAAGAGTGGGCTTACTTTGGTTTTTTCCTAAATACAACAATGGCATTTGCCGCACATTATATTACAGATAATGGTGGTTACCTATTTGCTGCTATAGCCTTTGTAGGTGCTGCACTATCTTACTACTTTGGTAAAAACCAAAGACCTTAATTATACTTTTTACAATGGGAAAATTATATTTGGTACCTACACCAATTGGTAACTTAGAGGATATTACTTTTAGAGCTATTAAAGTTTTAAAAGAAGTAGATTTAATTTTAGCTGAAGATACACGTACTAGCGGAAAACTATTACATCATTTTGAGATAGACACGCAAATGCACAGCCACCATATGCATAACGAGCATAAAACGGTAGACGGCATTGTTAAACGCATACAAGCAGGAGAAAATATTGCTTTAATTTCTGATGCAGGAACTCCTGCCATATCAGATCCTGGTTTTTTATTAACTCGCGCTTGTGTAGAAAATAATTTAGAGGTAGACTGCCTACCAGGAGCTACAGCTTTTGTGCCAGCACTGGTTAATAGCGGATTACCTAATGATAAATTTGTTTTTGAGGGTTTTTTACCTGTTAAAAAAGGAAGACAAACACGTTTAAAGCTATTGGCTGAAGAAACTAG carries:
- a CDS encoding LysE family translocator, which codes for MIPINDLLIFGLAALIMVLSPGPNMIYLISRSLSQGKKAGVISLLGVMCGFLFHILMVSFGLTAIFFAVPYAFIVVKFLGVAYLLYLAYKTVKSKNKIFDADQGLKSDKPLKLFNIGFLTNILNPKMAVFYLSFFPQFIKPKYGSILGQSFQLGIIQIIISFSVNFLIVISAAKMASWFSKKPIWLRIQKWFMASVLTGLAIKMALAKAK
- a CDS encoding aspartate-semialdehyde dehydrogenase, with the translated sequence MKVAVVGATGMVGEVMLNVLQERNFPLTELLLVASERSVGKKMTYNGKEHTVIGLADAVAAKPDLAIFSAGGDTSLEWAPKFAEVGTTVVDNSSAWRMDPTKKLIVPEINASELTKEDKIIANPNCSTIQLVMVLAPLHKKYKMKRVVVSTYQSVSGTGVKAVKQLENETAGIKGEMAYPYPISRNALPHCDVFMDNGYTKEEMKLSREPQKIFNDRTFSLTATAVRIPTAGGHSESVNVEFYNDADVSEVRQVLSKAAGVVVQDNPDTNTYPMPVYAHNKDDVFVGRIRRDESQANTLNMWIVADNLRKGAATNAVQIAEYLNNNKLL
- the mscL gene encoding large conductance mechanosensitive channel protein MscL codes for the protein MFKEFKNFIMTGNVIDLAVAVLLAGAMGLVVSGFVSDIMMPLVGHFSGGIDFADMKVVLDEAVVATDGTVTKPENAILYGKWINAIINLIIVGFVLFLIVKAYNKTKTPPAPAAPAGPTQEELLAQIRDLLKK
- the alr gene encoding alanine racemase, translated to MPKATETVLEINLNYLEQNYKYLKSKLAPNTMFLAVVKAFAYGSDQVQIAKKITELGADYLAVAYTSEGVAIRKAGIQTPILVLHPQEVNFEEIVAYNLEPSIYSARILDQFIKYTSSINKEDYPVHLKFNTGLNRLGFLKADVPQIVQKIQETTTIKVASAFSHMAASEDLTEKEFTEQQIQKFKSISNTLDGLLCYSPIKHMCNTSGILNYPDAHFNMVRSGIGLYGFGNDAKYDVYLKPIASLKTVISQLHNLDPNQSVGYNMAYKATHKMVTATLPLGHADGIYRIYGNQKGFVFINGKKAPIVGNTCMDMIMVDVTNINCKEGDEVIVFNEVHTADALATAAGTISYELVTGISQRVNRVFIF
- a CDS encoding thymidine kinase; this translates as MFLENTVNPKEQFGWIEVICGSMFSGKTEELIRRLKRAQFAKQKVEIFKPIVDTRYHEEMVVSHDANEIRSTPVPAAANIRLLADGCDVVGIDEAQFFDDEIVTVCNDLANKGIRVLVAGLDMDFKGNPFGPMPALMATAEYVTKVHAICTRTGNLANYSFRKSNNDNLVMLGETEEYEPLSRAAYYKAMLKEKVKTIDVDAEQIKDPKKDSNA
- a CDS encoding DoxX family protein, which gives rise to MNSTKILYWIGTLLLTAIMCFSVYNYFFNHNAISGYFTHLGYPTYLIYPLAIAKILGLVAIWGNFSKTLKEWAYFGFFLNTTMAFAAHYITDNGGYLFAAIAFVGAALSYYFGKNQRP
- the rsmI gene encoding 16S rRNA (cytidine(1402)-2'-O)-methyltransferase yields the protein MGKLYLVPTPIGNLEDITFRAIKVLKEVDLILAEDTRTSGKLLHHFEIDTQMHSHHMHNEHKTVDGIVKRIQAGENIALISDAGTPAISDPGFLLTRACVENNLEVDCLPGATAFVPALVNSGLPNDKFVFEGFLPVKKGRQTRLKLLAEETRTIIFYESPHKLIKTLGHFVEYFGTDRPVSVSRELTKMFEETIRGTAQEVLEHYTAKPPKGEIVIIVGGKK